Genomic window (Oryza sativa Japonica Group chromosome 3, ASM3414082v1):
tgaaaagaatcAAAATATCTAGACAATTAAGCCAtcactgagttttcagggtggtagatgtctaagctaatctaatctaacaacgcgatttagccgataccggcagaaaccctaaaacttgCCATGCCACATTCTCTTTAAACTCTGTCGTTTaaggataagcttcctttagtagattgatttccttaacagaatatagcaggaatccgactattggcgacttgataactcccatcaGCTGATTCCGAGATGCCGTAGCCGATAGTCACTCTAAGTCGATGATgactttgggcttaccaaatttcactgtcaACACATGTTCCCCAGTTTTGGAGTATGAGACTCATGCTTCAAAATTATCTTCTTTCTCTATCTTGTAATCGGCTTTCATGATGTGCTCCGCCATGCTGAAACTGATGCGCTTGCCCCCCGAGCCGATATTGTTGTTCTTCCGTTAAATTCTCCACCGTAACCATGATCTTGGCATTGGCTTCTTCTTCAGACATATGGATATAAAATTCGTGGTCACACCAGGCGTGGCAAtctgtgttgacgaaaaaaacGAACAcggtggcctgggagatctgcttagctcctgtgcaggtccaaagatagATGAGATgtgagcgtgccagtcagtttgatcctgcaactgacaagatatgcaaatggtagatcaaaacagtcgatcggctgacaagccaatGGAATAGTTCCAGCCAATAGCCGATAATAGctgatgccgataccagccgatagcgatagggtatAAGCAATCAGCTATATGTCCAATTTAGATGATGATATAAAGGTAATCGGCTgttgataataaaatataacaataatatctTATTGCGATCTGCTAAATCCaatatatatgcaatccttgtaagccgatgcaacgtccagataactcatcagctgaaaccccgatgaaacccttattggcaatcatgaagcaggctagagattgatattctaagcacgacttagtagatcaaactcaactgatgcagcacaaagtatgaaaagaaacacaatatctagacaatcaagccgttgactgattttcagggtggtagatgtctaggctaatctaatctagcaacgtgATTTAGCCGATACTGGCAGAAACCTttaaacgagaagcagccgatagagctaaattgagatgctaggactagattaacatagacatatgataaatagccagacaaatatattatccaaaccagagtaatccaagaggtcgaatgtcctgatgcagccttgaacgacgccgacgtagacgatataattgcctggaccggcggaacattggacttatcccttcgccggagatcgaagacgatgcagccccgcgtcgggtgccatgttccgccggaacgtaaaaacaaaagtagaagtaaaaagggtggcgatgcgccgaattatattgatcgtgaagatagattacatagaccccgggtgtacatatttatacccatggttTGATACAAggccttgtcggacaagaaagaaactttcctaaagataaaaggaaaagataaaggccttataggacactaaacacactttcctaaagataaaaggaaactgaCAAACTagtcctaattaataaataacttgccatgccgcattctctttgaactcggtctcttctggatacgcttcctttagtagattgatttccttaatcgaatatagcaggaatccgactattggcgacttgataactcccatcggctgattccgagatgccGTAGCCGATagtgactctaagccgatgatgactttgggcttaccaaatttcactgtcaacacatgccccccaattTTGGAGTATGAGAACTCATGCTTCAAAATTATCTTCTTTCTCTATCTTGTAATCGGCTTTCATGATGTGCTCCACCATTCTAAAACTGATGTGCTTGCCCCCCGAGCCGATATTGTTGTTCTTCCATTAAATTCTCCACCGTAACCATGATCTTGACATTGACTTCTTCTTCAGACATGTGGATATAAAATTCGTGGTCCCACTAGGCGTGCCAAtctgtgttgacgaaaaaatcgaacacaccggcctgggagatttgcttagctcttgtgcaggtccaaaggttgatgagatgcaggcgtgccagtcagtttgatcctgcaactgacaagatatgcaaatagcagatcaaaacagccgatcggctgacaagccgatggagtagttccagccgatagccgataatagctgatgccgataccagccgatagcgatagggtgtaagcaatcggctatatgtccaatgtagataatgatataaaggcaatcggctgatgtaataaaataacaatataatcgagtagaaaccaatcggctagaaacaatatataataagcactgatccgaaggttaaagcacacatcggctggaggtccgatgtcatgaaatccacaagattagattaaacagtgaaacctttgttgtcatcggctaaatccaacttatatgtatatgcaatccttatgagccgatgcaacgtccaaataactcatcggctgaaaccccgatgaaacccttattggcaatcaagaagcaggctagagaatgatattctaagcacgacttagtagatcaaactcaactgatacagcactaagtatgaaaagaaacaaaatatctagacaatcaagccgttgagtgagttttcagggtggtagatgtctaggctaatctaatctagcaacgcgatttagccgataccagcagaaaccctaaaattGAGATGCTACgactagattaacatagacatatgataaatatccaggcaaatatattatccaaaccagagtaatcgaagaggtcgaatgtcctgatgcagccttgaacgacgccgacgtagacgatacaatagcctggaccggcggaacattggacttatcccttcgccggagatcgaagacaatgcagccccgcgtcgggtgccatgttccgccggaacgtaaaaacaaaagtagaagtaaaaacggtggcgatgcgctgaattgtattgatcgtggagatagattacatagaccccgggtgtacatatttatacccatgggttgatacaagtccttgtcgaacaagaaagaaactttcctaaagataaaaggaaaagataaagaccttataggacactaaacatactttcctaaagatagaaggaaactaacaaactagtcctaattaatagataactcgtcatgccgcattctctttgaactcggtctcttctggataagcttcctttagtagattgatttctttaatcgaatatagcaagaattcgactattggcgacttgataactcccatcggctgattccgagatgctgTAGCCGATagtgactctaagccgatgatgactttgggCTTATCAAATTTCACTGTCAACAATTTGTAGccagtttaatggacttttagtatataatagataatagatagatagatacataTGATCATCTTTTCCAAGGACGCAAAAAAAATCTCTCTATATATCATCAATTTCATTGCCTTgaagtgtgcttttttttttcttttttttttttgaagaaacgGTACAATGTCACTCTGCTAATTGAGAGTGAGGTATATCTGTTTGCCTTCTGTTTTCTATCTTTTCTTGAGTATATCTGTTACTGATGGGAGATATCTAACTGGCTGGAGACTGGGTTATGCTACTGATCATGCTCAGTGCAATGCAGGGCTGATCAGCAGGTACCTGCAGAGAACATAACACATGTAAACGTACAATTCAggttaggctgtgtttaattcgtgtgccaaaattttttttaagtatatgggCACAtaatatttgaagtattaaacgtagactaataacaaaacaaattacagattccgcatgtaaattgcgagacgaatttattaagcctagttaatccgtcattagcaaatgttcacattgtcaaatcaatgcgtaattaggctcaaaagattcgtcttgcaatttacatacaaactgtccaattgatttttttcatccacatttaatgctccatgcatatatctaaatatttgttgtgacggaaaagttggaagtttgacgaaaaaaatttgaatttaaacacGGCCTTAGAAATCAAACTTGTAACTAgagtttttctagtagtggcaTGCGTTTTTTTTTAGTAGTGTGGCATGTGTATGTTGAGACTTACAAAGTGTCCAGCCCCAAGTATCCAGTAGAAATGCAGGTTCTTGTATGATCTGACGAACGCCTTGGTGCCCTTGGAAGAGCCACACTTCAAAGGCTGCCTTGGTAGGCTCAGGAAGTTCTTCAGCCCATCCCATCTGAAATTCATAACAAAGCTCTTCATCACACATCTGAATTGTTCAACAAACTAGAAAAAGTTGGAAGGGGAAAATAATCCCTTACTTGAGCTTCTTCACCCATGCTTCTGCACCGATCGTCGAGCATATTACATCAAGCTTCAGAAGAGAAAAATAACACACCAAATCAGGGTTTGCACTTTCGAAAGGCACCGACATTTAAGATATGTCCAACGaactttttgaaaatttaaccCATTTTTGccgaatttgaataaattatggCTAAATTCACAAATATCTGGGGAAATCCAAAACATTCGTACGAAATATTTGCTTGCTGGGGGTGGCGAAATTACCGAGATTTTCGAATATTTTGTTCCGGAAGTTCAATCCCTGCACTGAATTACTACTCTGAATTTACAGAGTTGTAGTGCTAGCTGACCTAATTTGTTGATttaatgactttttttttagttaTGCATCACTAAAAGAAAATTAGCAAACTTCAGGCCTCAAATAACACATGATTTCTCTCCAAACTGTTGACCTTGACCATGTGAGCAATAACATGTGAGAGTAGATGGCTCTTGCAATCTGCAGATCTCTTGCTGCTCACTCAACTCCTGAGCAAAAGTGCTCCGATTGGAGAGCTCTTCACGCAAGGAAGTTTCCCTCTAATCCTAGCCAGGCATGCCTGGACCCCTTGGCTGCAGGATGTGGCTGTCACTAATGATCTCTGAACTTTACAGTGGAAGTTAACCCAAATTTCAGAAAGGGTGCCGCCTTTTCTGAACAACAACTCGTCGGCTTCACGTTATCCTGCTCTCCCACTGACTAGCAGCACCCTTTATTCTTATATACTTCTTGTTGCTTACTCAAGATGCTTCCAGCATCAATTGGTAACATGCAAGGAATCCCCATCTTATTAGCTGGATATATGTACTACCAATTAATCAATCAAACTATGCATCCCCATCTAATTTGGACTTTTGTGACATAAATCCTGCTCATTTTGTGTGTGCTATGCACCTAGCAGAATTGTCAGTGCTCGGTAGTCAGTAGTTACCTGACCATTGTAGACCGTCACATTGATACCGTAAGACAGCAGCTCATCGATCTGGAACAGGGCACACAGACAGTTAATCAAACATGGACCATTAATTTCATCAGGAATTTTACAAGTTAAAGACGCATTCATTAATACTTAGTAGATCACCTCGTTGATTCTTGGCTTCATGAAATCGTTGACCAGCGCATTGTAGACCGGATCCGACAGTTCCTGCCACCTGCAGTTCAGTTGAAATTGCAGCGTTTTCTCAAGGATGAGGAGGATGATTTGGACAGtaataaattgaaaaaaatcaGCGTGCGAACGTGATTTGGACAGTTGTGCTGGTCATTGTGATGTGAAACAGCGAAAGAAATGGACACCCACTTGAGGTTGTTGGGGATGATCTTGAGCTTTTCCTTGATGACACCGTTCATGATGCCCTCGATCGTGTTGGAGCCTGAATCGGCCGCTTGGCTGCTAAGGTATGTTGAGTACTTCATCAACTGAGCACtgcttgacgacggcgatgaggagctcgccgccggtaAGTCTGCCGACACCGGGTCCATGCCGGAGTCAAGCAAGAAATTGTACATGTCCTGCAAATAAGGGTTTGTTTAGTTAacgttaaaattagaaatttgattgaaattgaaacgatgtgacggaaaagttggaagtttgtgtgtagaaaagttttgatgtgatggaaaagttggaagtttgaagaaaaaatctgcaactaaacacggcctaaacaACGACTCTAGTGTGATCCTAAACAACGACTCTAGTGTGATCAAGCTAGCTGTACTGCTGACTGGGTGTGAATATAATCTGCAAAATGCTGATATTAAATACAGATTTTTGCGGCTTTCTCGCCCTTTTCTGTGTGCATTGTACTAAATTAAAAAGATGGCGGTGGGTGAACCTTGTCTCCTTTCTACTTGATCCCGTCTCTTTCAAAGAATGATAACAAAACAACAAAAGAAGAACGAAAATTCTGTAATAATAACATAGTCCTAACAAACATGAGAAAATTGTCCTATCGAAAACAATCTTCCTAAACAACTTTATCTCTTTAGACAAACTGACTCTTACAAGCTAGCTACCTCTGATCAGTACTCCCTtctttcatattcatattgtatgTCGTTTGAAGTTTTTTTCTAGtcactaagtttataaaaagaaatagTCGTATTTTCAACATTAATCAAACAcagtatcaaaatatattcaatgttagattaaTGAGAGTAATTTGACAGTATCGAAAAATGTTTCCAAACGAAAGTCCTTTCTAATGGATAGTTATGTTGGTTAAAGAAAATAGTACTACCATGTTCTTTGGACTTTCGCGTCATATGCATCTTTGACTCATGCTTACAGTAATTTACGTCCAACGCGATGATAAAACTATACTATTGTTCTGACGTGGCAAAATCTAATAATATGATTCTCGCAATCAATTTAAATGGTTTAACAATTAATGAGTaagctttattttttattttgctacTGACCATATACTAATGAGtaacaaaagaaaagataaaaaaatgagTAACAAAAAAAAGGTGTCCAGATAGCAtcaacaaaataaaattttcaagatTAATGGtggtaaaaaagaaaatttcccCTAATATGTAacagaattcaaaattttcacctaAATTATCCCCACAATTCACAGAGGTaccaattttttaattaattgtatACTTGGGGTATCTCTAAGATAAGTTTTCCAATAGAAAATAGTATATATGATCATAAAATCCTCAAAATAAAAGCGTGTGAGTGCTACGCGTGGCGTGCAGTGGCGAACACTTACGACGCTGGCGCTCTTTTTGTCGATGAAACCCAGCAGGTCGATCCACGACTGCTGCGAGTCCGCAAGCTGCCCCGCCGTGATCTGCTccttcaccgtcgccgccatcctGACATCACCGTTCACACATACGTACGTCATTAATTAGAGACTTCGCCGGAGAGAGCCTAgctatgtttttttcttctttcgaTTCGtcgcggcccgccgccgccgtggcttACTTGctggcctcgtcgccggcgttgTCGTCCAGCCTCGACAcctccagcagcagcggcgTGTACGCGAGCTGCATATATATCCATCAAGAAAACGTCATGAATTATTCCTTCCGAGCTTGATCTATACAGCGTTGAATTGTGAGCGGATTCCAAGAAAATCGTTTTGTTTTCTCACCGTGAAATCCTCCGGCGAGATCCAGCTGTCGCCGAGCGCCACGCCGCCGAGGTTGAGCTTGAGGTCGCCGGCGCGGATGGCCCGGGCGAGGGAGACGCCGAGCGTGGCGGCGTACTTGCCGCCGTAGGACTCGGCGACGAGGAACAGCGGGCTGCTCTGCAGGGTGGGTATCTCCTTGGCGGCGAGCGCCCTGAGCAGCTCGGTGGCGTCCGTGGCCGCCTGCCAGTCCGTCGTCACCAGCGCGCTCGGGTCGTCCGCGTAGCTGTACCCGACGCCCACCGGGTTGTcctgctcgccgtcgccaccattgACACAAGTCAGCTCATGTACGTAGCAGAAACAGAGCAAGAAAGGAGAATTCCGCCGCGTGTTCGTCGGTCTCGATCGCTCACCACGAAGATGAGGTCGGCCTTCTGCAGCCACGTCGAGTCGCGCGGCTTCAG
Coding sequences:
- the LOC9272686 gene encoding serine carboxypeptidase-like 51 — translated: MDRPYPPLLPLALLALLFLCLLHGERAAAADDDLTSGTGDGSELWGYVQVRPKAHLFWWYYKSPQRASSPGKPWPTILWLQGGPGASGVGLGNFLEVGPLDVNLKPRDSTWLQKADLIFVDNPVGVGYSYADDPSALVTTDWQAATDATELLRALAAKEIPTLQSSPLFLVAESYGGKYAATLGVSLARAIRAGDLKLNLGGVALGDSWISPEDFTLAYTPLLLEVSRLDDNAGDEASKMAATVKEQITAGQLADSQQSWIDLLGFIDKKSASVDMYNFLLDSGMDPVSADLPAASSSSPSSSSAQLMKYSTYLSSQAADSGSNTIEGIMNGVIKEKLKIIPNNLKWQELSDPVYNALVNDFMKPRINEIDELLSYGINVTVYNGQLDVICSTIGAEAWVKKLKWDGLKNFLSLPRQPLKCGSSKGTKAFVRSYKNLHFYWILGAGHFVPADQPCIALSMISSITQSPAS